From the genome of Deltaproteobacteria bacterium, one region includes:
- a CDS encoding rhomboid family intramembrane serine protease yields MASDGGGRWTEWLVAIAGALGFNKVRVRWKLQRIGTRWRRFVRRSEQRANHVRYAHKTCTACGSVQDRDAEACSRCGERLGRRGWQVLERIGVHAPALLSTSTWIAGLCALAYVGLVVDGGGGLASVDWMVLFRHGGQYPPAVDAGEYWRLLTALFLHAGIWHIGFNLVALAIVAPHVEELYGDAAIATVFVAGGLAASAASWQIGGAMSVGASGAVMALIGLAAAAGHREGTSAGRRIRNDMLKWLLYTTLFGLMMGADHAAHFGGFAAGGALGLAVRPAAVRTRRGRAVSRALGVACAAVAAVGAYWTWRPPASRYLAAIERDAAAEVARVVGDLRSRCDGGASGSGEPRDGAAGAPDAPGGGRDPACDELDALRRKCRYDVGDFLPPDSPPELHAFYEGVCDVLRDGRDRGDGR; encoded by the coding sequence ATGGCGAGTGACGGCGGCGGCAGGTGGACCGAGTGGCTGGTCGCGATCGCCGGCGCGCTCGGGTTCAACAAGGTGCGCGTTCGGTGGAAGCTGCAACGCATCGGCACCCGCTGGCGGCGGTTCGTCCGCCGAAGCGAGCAACGCGCCAACCACGTGCGCTACGCCCACAAGACGTGCACGGCGTGCGGTTCGGTGCAGGACCGCGATGCGGAGGCATGTTCGCGCTGCGGCGAGCGGCTCGGGCGACGCGGCTGGCAGGTGCTCGAGCGGATCGGCGTGCACGCGCCGGCGCTGCTGTCGACCAGCACGTGGATCGCCGGGCTGTGCGCGCTGGCGTACGTCGGTCTGGTGGTGGACGGCGGCGGCGGGCTGGCGTCGGTGGACTGGATGGTGCTGTTCCGCCACGGCGGCCAGTATCCACCGGCGGTCGACGCGGGCGAGTACTGGCGGTTGCTCACCGCGCTGTTCCTGCACGCCGGGATCTGGCACATCGGCTTCAACCTGGTCGCGCTGGCGATCGTCGCGCCCCACGTCGAGGAGCTGTACGGCGACGCCGCGATCGCGACGGTGTTCGTCGCCGGCGGCCTCGCGGCGAGCGCCGCCTCGTGGCAAATCGGCGGCGCGATGAGCGTCGGTGCGTCGGGCGCGGTCATGGCGCTGATCGGGCTCGCGGCCGCCGCGGGCCACCGCGAGGGGACGTCCGCGGGCCGTCGCATCCGCAACGACATGCTCAAGTGGCTGCTGTACACGACGCTGTTCGGGCTGATGATGGGCGCCGACCACGCGGCGCACTTCGGCGGCTTCGCGGCGGGCGGTGCGCTCGGCCTCGCGGTGCGGCCGGCGGCTGTGCGGACGCGCCGCGGCCGGGCGGTGTCGCGCGCGCTCGGCGTCGCATGCGCCGCCGTCGCCGCGGTCGGAGCCTACTGGACGTGGCGGCCGCCGGCGAGCCGCTACCTGGCGGCGATCGAGCGCGACGCGGCCGCTGAGGTGGCGCGAGTCGTCGGCGACCTGCGCTCGCGGTGCGACGGCGGCGCGAGCGGCTCCGGCGAGCCGCGCGACGGCGCCGCGGGCGCGCCGGACGCGCCCGGCGGTGGCCGCGATCCGGCGTGCGACGAACTCGACGCGCTGCGCCGCAAGTGCCGCTACGACGTCGGCGACTTCCTGCCGCCGGACAGTCCGCCCGAACTGCACGCGTTCTACGAGGGCGTGTGCGACGTGTTGCGCGACGGCCGCGACCGCGGCGACGGCCGATGA